A single region of the Solwaraspora sp. WMMD406 genome encodes:
- a CDS encoding bifunctional [glutamine synthetase] adenylyltransferase/[glutamine synthetase]-adenylyl-L-tyrosine phosphorylase, producing MTRPTRASGRLARYGFDISGGDTVRAGELLGPDGLRLWDPDSQQPVDEAAAELLAALSRAADPDLALRQLHRLVEAHQRAGAGATNGGRRAFGPRPPTDGRATDGPGDETTVLTALHADPGLRRRLIAVLGASSSLGDHLVANPDQWQQLATGHNGVAPTADGSLDLGAGDEVGTPAIAALRRAYRLALLRIAAADLTGGRGLEQTMAALSALADATLGAAYDIAVSELPAGTTPPRLAVVAMGKCGGGELNYVSDVDVIFVAAEDADLAAGTTVATRLIHICGLVAWPVDAALRPEGNRGPLVRTLASHLAYYQRWARTWEFQALLKARPAAGDTDLAREWIRLLAPLVWHAAERPEAVDDVRAMRRRIIDNVPPRELEREIKRGPGGLRDIEFAVQLLQLVHGRVDETLRTPGTLPALRALVAGGYVGRADGEALLRGYRFLRGVEHRLQLQGLRRTHTVPADPAGVRWLAHALGYTALPGRAAVEAFRADWVSHATEVRRLHAKLLYRPLLESVARVPAESLRMTPQAARRRLEVLGFADPAGALRHLEALTGGVSRTAAIQRTLLPVLLQEFADAPEPDRGLLSYRQVSDKLGSTPWYLRLLRDEGPVAGRLARTLGLSRYAADLLAREPEALRMLASDTELAPRDAGVLCDGFAAAAARHLGSGGGEPPDPIKAVRAVRALRRRELLRLACADVLSRAGALAPTRPTSTGDAADAVGGGPAAADGIDVTVVGAALSAVTDATLAAALRVAVATVPPPPGLRFAIVGMGRLGGYEMSYSSDADVLFVYDHPPGVADDQASAAARAIAEELRRLLGMPAPDPPLGVDADLRPEGRQGPLVRSLAAYAQYYARWSRVWESQALLRARFVCGDPALGREFLAVADPVRYPADGLSREQVVEIRRIKVRVETERLPRGADPATHTKLGRGGLADVEWAVQLTQLRHAHAVPALRDTRTLIALAAARDAGLIDAADAAALRAGWTLAARVRDALMLVRGRASDQLPRHGPELAGVVRLLGGADAGQFLDDYLRTARRCRAAAERVLGA from the coding sequence ATGACCAGACCGACCAGAGCCAGCGGCCGCCTCGCCCGATACGGCTTCGACATCAGCGGCGGCGACACCGTCCGGGCCGGCGAGCTCCTCGGCCCGGACGGACTGCGGCTGTGGGACCCGGACAGCCAACAGCCGGTCGACGAGGCGGCGGCCGAACTGCTCGCCGCGCTGTCCCGGGCCGCCGACCCCGACCTCGCCCTGCGGCAACTGCACCGGCTGGTCGAGGCTCATCAGCGGGCCGGCGCCGGCGCCACCAACGGCGGTCGACGGGCCTTCGGCCCGCGACCGCCGACGGACGGACGAGCTACGGACGGACCGGGCGACGAGACCACGGTGCTCACCGCCCTGCACGCCGACCCGGGGCTGCGCCGCCGGCTGATCGCCGTCCTCGGCGCCTCCTCCAGCCTGGGCGACCATTTGGTCGCCAACCCCGACCAGTGGCAGCAGCTCGCCACCGGACACAACGGGGTCGCCCCCACCGCCGATGGCAGTCTCGACCTCGGTGCCGGCGACGAGGTCGGGACGCCGGCGATCGCTGCGCTGCGCCGGGCGTACCGGTTGGCCCTGCTGCGGATCGCCGCCGCCGACCTGACCGGCGGACGCGGCCTCGAGCAGACGATGGCGGCCCTGTCCGCGTTGGCCGACGCGACCCTCGGCGCCGCCTACGACATCGCGGTCAGCGAACTGCCCGCCGGCACCACCCCGCCGCGACTGGCGGTGGTGGCGATGGGCAAGTGTGGTGGCGGCGAACTCAACTACGTCTCCGACGTCGACGTCATCTTCGTCGCGGCCGAGGACGCCGACCTGGCCGCCGGGACCACCGTGGCGACCCGGCTGATCCACATCTGCGGGCTGGTGGCGTGGCCGGTGGACGCGGCACTGCGCCCCGAAGGCAACCGGGGGCCACTGGTCCGGACCCTGGCCAGCCATCTCGCCTACTACCAGCGATGGGCCCGTACCTGGGAATTCCAGGCGCTGCTCAAGGCCCGCCCGGCGGCGGGTGACACGGACCTGGCCCGGGAGTGGATCCGGCTGCTCGCCCCACTGGTGTGGCACGCCGCCGAACGCCCCGAGGCGGTCGACGACGTCCGGGCCATGCGCCGTCGGATCATCGACAACGTTCCGCCCCGTGAGCTGGAACGCGAGATCAAACGGGGACCCGGCGGGCTGCGCGACATCGAGTTCGCCGTCCAGTTGCTGCAGCTGGTGCACGGGCGGGTCGACGAAACCCTCCGGACACCGGGCACCCTGCCCGCGTTACGGGCCTTGGTCGCCGGCGGCTACGTCGGCCGCGCCGACGGCGAAGCGCTGCTGCGCGGCTACCGCTTCCTGCGCGGCGTCGAACACCGGCTGCAACTGCAAGGCCTGCGCCGTACGCACACCGTGCCGGCCGACCCGGCCGGGGTCCGGTGGCTGGCCCACGCCCTGGGCTACACGGCGCTGCCGGGCCGCGCCGCCGTCGAGGCGTTCCGCGCCGACTGGGTCAGCCACGCCACCGAGGTACGGCGGCTGCACGCCAAGCTGCTCTACCGGCCGCTGCTGGAGTCCGTCGCCCGGGTGCCGGCCGAATCGCTGCGGATGACCCCGCAGGCGGCCCGCCGCCGCCTCGAAGTGCTCGGCTTCGCCGATCCCGCCGGCGCGCTGCGGCACCTGGAGGCGCTCACCGGCGGGGTCTCCCGGACCGCCGCCATCCAACGCACCCTGCTGCCGGTGCTGCTGCAGGAGTTCGCCGACGCCCCGGAACCCGACCGTGGCCTGCTCAGCTACCGTCAGGTCTCCGACAAGCTGGGCAGCACCCCCTGGTATCTGCGGTTGTTGCGCGACGAAGGCCCGGTCGCCGGCCGGCTCGCCCGTACCCTCGGCCTGTCCCGGTACGCCGCCGACCTGCTGGCCCGCGAGCCGGAGGCGCTGCGCATGCTCGCCTCCGACACCGAACTCGCACCCCGCGACGCCGGCGTTCTCTGCGACGGGTTCGCCGCCGCGGCAGCCCGACATCTGGGTTCCGGCGGCGGCGAGCCACCCGATCCGATCAAGGCCGTCCGGGCGGTGCGTGCCCTCCGACGCCGGGAGCTGCTCCGGCTGGCCTGCGCCGACGTCCTCAGTCGCGCCGGTGCGCTGGCCCCGACCCGCCCGACCTCGACCGGCGATGCCGCCGATGCCGTCGGCGGCGGTCCGGCCGCCGCCGACGGCATCGATGTCACCGTCGTCGGCGCCGCCCTCAGCGCGGTCACCGACGCTACCCTCGCCGCCGCGCTGCGGGTGGCGGTCGCCACCGTGCCGCCACCGCCGGGACTGCGTTTCGCGATCGTCGGGATGGGGCGCCTCGGCGGCTACGAGATGAGTTACTCGTCTGACGCGGACGTGCTGTTCGTCTACGATCACCCGCCCGGCGTCGCCGACGACCAGGCCAGCGCGGCGGCGCGGGCGATCGCCGAGGAACTGCGCCGGTTGCTTGGCATGCCGGCCCCGGACCCGCCGCTGGGCGTCGACGCCGACCTGCGTCCCGAAGGTCGGCAAGGACCGCTGGTGCGAAGCCTCGCCGCGTACGCCCAGTACTACGCCCGCTGGTCGAGGGTCTGGGAATCCCAGGCGTTGCTTCGGGCCCGGTTCGTCTGCGGTGATCCGGCACTGGGCCGGGAGTTCCTCGCCGTCGCCGACCCGGTCCGCTATCCGGCCGACGGGCTGAGCCGGGAACAGGTCGTCGAGATCCGACGGATCAAGGTCCGGGTGGAGACCGAGCGGCTGCCCCGGGGCGCGGATCCGGCGACCCACACCAAACTCGGTCGAGGCGGCCTGGCCGACGTGGAGTGGGCGGTGCAGCTGACCCAGCTGCGGCACGCACACGCCGTACCGGCGCTGCGCGACACTCGTACGCTGATCGCCCTGGCCGCCGCCCGTGACGCCGGGCTGATCGACGCGGCCGACGCCGCCGCGCTGCGGGCCGGCTGGACCCTCGCCGCCCGGGTCCGCGATGCTCTGATGCTGGTCCGGGGACGGGCCAGCGATCAGTTGCCCCGGCACGGACCGGAGCTGGCCGGGGTGGTCCGCCTGCTCGGTGGCGCTGACGCCGGCCAGTTCCTCGACGACTACCTGCGGACCGCCCGCCGCTGCCGGGCGGCGGCCGAACGGGTCCTCGGTGCCTGA
- a CDS encoding LD-carboxypeptidase, with translation MVVSPAGPVAREPVERGMRLLASWGLRPRIGRHAFARHGYLAGDDRQRAADLNEAFTDPAVRGVICSRGGYGSQRIVDLLDLAAVRRDPVVVCGYSDITALQLALWRGARLATVHGPVAAWRDDRTPAVSAESLRAVLTRPQAAVVHRSPDESSAPVLVPGRASGRLLGGNLNLLAASAGTADLPDLTGAILLLEEIGEAPYRIDRMLTQLRRAGALDGVAGVALGQFTDCADQYGVPVAQVLAERLGDLGVPVLGGLSIGHGQAPRTVGLGVPAVLDTAAGTLTVAAPVR, from the coding sequence ATGGTGGTGTCGCCGGCGGGACCGGTCGCGCGGGAGCCGGTCGAGCGCGGAATGCGGCTGCTGGCCAGCTGGGGCCTGCGTCCCCGGATCGGCCGGCACGCCTTCGCCCGGCACGGCTACCTGGCCGGCGACGACCGGCAGCGGGCCGCCGACCTCAACGAGGCGTTCACCGATCCGGCCGTACGCGGGGTGATCTGCTCCCGGGGTGGCTACGGTTCGCAGCGGATCGTCGACCTGCTCGACCTGGCCGCCGTACGCCGGGATCCGGTGGTCGTCTGCGGCTACTCCGACATCACCGCGCTGCAGCTGGCGCTCTGGCGGGGTGCCCGGCTGGCGACGGTGCACGGGCCGGTGGCGGCCTGGCGCGACGACCGGACACCAGCGGTGTCCGCCGAGTCGCTGCGGGCCGTGCTGACCCGGCCCCAGGCGGCGGTGGTGCACCGGTCACCGGACGAGTCGAGCGCGCCGGTGCTGGTGCCGGGCCGGGCGAGCGGCCGGTTGCTCGGGGGCAACCTGAATCTGCTGGCCGCCTCGGCCGGCACCGCCGACCTGCCCGACCTGACCGGCGCGATCCTGCTGCTCGAGGAGATCGGCGAGGCGCCGTACCGGATCGACCGGATGCTCACCCAGCTGCGGCGCGCCGGCGCGCTGGACGGGGTGGCCGGGGTGGCGCTGGGCCAGTTCACCGACTGCGCCGACCAGTACGGGGTGCCGGTCGCGCAGGTGCTGGCCGAACGGCTGGGCGATCTCGGCGTACCCGTGCTCGGCGGGTTGTCGATCGGGCACGGCCAGGCACCTCGGACGGTCGGTCTCGGGGTACCGGCCGTCCTGGACACCGCCGCGGGTACGTTGACCGTGGCCGCGCCGGTCCGCTGA
- the glnA gene encoding type I glutamate--ammonia ligase, with protein sequence MFANPEELLRYLKDEGVKFVDVRFCDLPGVMQHFNLPVESVDEDIFTTGLAFDGSSIRGFQAIHESDMLLLPDVATAFIDPFRIEKTLALNFFIHDPFTREAYSRDPRNVAKKAEAYLAASGIADTAYFGPEAEFYIFDSIRHETSANQAYYYIDSIEGAWNTGREEEGGNRGYKTAYKGGYFPVPPVDHYADLRDQIVRKLIDTGFTVERSHHEVGTAGQAEINYKFSTLLHAGDQLQLFKYIVKNTAWAAGKTATFMPKPLFGDNGSGMHTHQSLWLNGEPLFYDETGYAGLSDTARWYIGGLLHHAPSLLAFTNPTVNSYRRLVPGFEAPVNLVYSQRNRSACTRIPVTGSNAKAKRVEFRVPDPSANVYLAFSAMLMAGLDGIKSKIEPPTPIDKDLYDLPPEEWGDVKQVPGSLPAVLDSLEADHDFLLEGGVFTPDLISTWVEWKRANEVDPVRLRPTPHEFAMYYDC encoded by the coding sequence GTGTTCGCCAATCCAGAGGAACTACTGCGGTACCTCAAAGACGAGGGCGTGAAATTCGTCGACGTACGCTTCTGCGACCTGCCCGGCGTGATGCAGCATTTCAACCTGCCGGTTGAGTCGGTCGACGAGGACATTTTCACCACCGGCCTCGCCTTCGACGGGTCTTCGATCCGTGGTTTCCAGGCGATCCACGAGTCGGACATGCTGCTGCTGCCGGATGTCGCCACAGCCTTCATCGACCCGTTCCGGATCGAGAAGACGCTGGCGCTCAACTTCTTCATCCACGACCCGTTCACCCGGGAAGCGTATTCGCGGGACCCGCGCAACGTGGCCAAGAAGGCCGAAGCCTACCTGGCCGCCAGCGGCATCGCCGACACCGCCTACTTCGGCCCCGAGGCGGAGTTCTACATCTTCGACTCGATCCGCCACGAGACCTCGGCGAACCAGGCCTACTACTACATCGACTCGATCGAAGGCGCCTGGAACACCGGCCGCGAGGAAGAAGGCGGCAACCGCGGCTACAAGACCGCGTACAAGGGCGGGTACTTCCCGGTGCCGCCGGTCGACCACTACGCCGACCTGCGGGACCAGATTGTGCGCAAGCTGATTGACACCGGCTTCACCGTGGAGCGCTCGCACCACGAGGTGGGCACCGCCGGGCAGGCCGAGATCAACTACAAGTTCTCCACCCTGCTGCACGCCGGTGACCAGCTGCAGCTGTTCAAGTACATCGTGAAGAACACCGCGTGGGCCGCCGGCAAGACCGCGACCTTCATGCCCAAGCCGCTGTTCGGCGACAACGGCTCCGGCATGCACACCCACCAGAGCCTGTGGCTCAACGGCGAGCCGCTGTTCTACGACGAGACCGGCTACGCGGGGCTGTCCGACACCGCCCGCTGGTACATCGGTGGTCTGCTGCACCACGCGCCGTCGCTGCTGGCCTTCACCAACCCGACGGTTAACTCGTACCGCCGGCTGGTGCCGGGCTTCGAAGCGCCGGTCAACCTGGTCTACTCGCAGCGTAACCGGTCCGCCTGCACCCGTATCCCGGTCACCGGCAGCAACGCCAAGGCCAAGCGGGTCGAGTTCCGGGTGCCGGACCCGTCGGCCAACGTCTACCTGGCCTTCTCGGCCATGCTGATGGCCGGGCTGGACGGCATCAAGAGCAAGATCGAGCCGCCGACGCCGATCGACAAGGACCTCTACGACCTGCCGCCGGAGGAGTGGGGCGACGTCAAGCAGGTACCGGGCTCGCTGCCGGCCGTGCTCGACTCCCTCGAGGCCGACCACGACTTCCTGCTGGAGGGCGGCGTCTTCACGCCGGACCTGATCTCCACCTGGGTGGAGTGGAAGCGCGCCAACGAGGTCGACCCGGTCCGCCTGCGGCCGACCCCGCACGAGTTCGCCATGTACTACGACTGCTGA
- a CDS encoding DUF350 domain-containing protein, with protein MVEDLFTGAWQSIVFGAVGVALMAAGFLVVDWLTPGKLRDLIWVQRNGNAALLLAANQLGVAAIVFTAIMTSYPSFAKGLASTVLFGLIGLGIMALAFAVLDWLTPGRLGAVICSDEPHPAARVSAASHFGAALIVCACIA; from the coding sequence GTGGTAGAGGATCTGTTCACCGGAGCCTGGCAGAGCATCGTGTTCGGAGCGGTCGGTGTCGCCCTGATGGCCGCAGGGTTCCTGGTGGTCGACTGGCTCACCCCGGGCAAGCTGCGAGATCTGATCTGGGTGCAACGCAACGGTAACGCGGCGTTGCTGCTCGCCGCGAACCAACTCGGCGTCGCCGCCATCGTGTTCACCGCGATCATGACCAGCTACCCGTCGTTCGCCAAAGGTCTCGCCTCTACTGTCCTGTTCGGACTGATCGGGCTCGGTATCATGGCACTGGCTTTCGCCGTACTCGACTGGCTCACCCCCGGCCGGCTCGGCGCGGTGATCTGCTCCGACGAGCCGCACCCCGCCGCTCGGGTCAGCGCCGCGTCGCACTTCGGCGCCGCGCTCATCGTCTGCGCCTGTATCGCCTGA
- the glnA gene encoding type I glutamate--ammonia ligase has protein sequence MDRQQEFVLRTLEERDIRFVRLWFTDVLGTLKSVSVAPAELEAAFEEGIGFDGSAIEGFARVFESDMVAMPDPTTFQVFPFEGGVSGESARMFCDILLPDGTPSWADPRHVLRRALSRAADKGFTFYTHPEIEFFLLENSPTDGSTPVPVDSGGYFDHTTHAVARDFRRQAVLALERIGISVEFSHHEVAPGQQEIDLRYADALTTADNIMTFRHVVKEVALSHGVAATFMPKPFTDQPGSGMHTHLSLFEGERNAFHDASDPMKISKVAKAFIAGLLVHAREYTAVTNQWVNSYKRLFPQALPDRITESPAYVCWGHLNRSALVRVPAYGKPNSARVEVRSLDSATNPYLAFAVMLGAGLKGIEEGYELPPGAEDDVSALSAAERKAMGYESLPENLSEAIEVMAKSELIAEVLGEHVFDFFLRNKQSEWEQYRREVTPYERRRYLGAL, from the coding sequence GTGGACCGTCAGCAGGAGTTCGTGCTCCGCACTCTGGAAGAGCGCGACATCCGTTTCGTTCGGTTGTGGTTCACCGACGTGCTCGGCACGCTCAAGAGCGTATCGGTCGCGCCGGCTGAGCTGGAGGCGGCATTCGAAGAAGGCATCGGCTTCGACGGATCGGCGATCGAAGGGTTCGCCCGGGTCTTCGAGTCCGACATGGTCGCCATGCCGGATCCCACCACTTTTCAGGTATTCCCCTTCGAGGGTGGCGTCAGCGGTGAGAGCGCCCGGATGTTCTGCGACATCCTGCTCCCCGACGGCACCCCCTCCTGGGCCGACCCACGGCACGTCCTACGGCGGGCGTTGTCGCGGGCAGCGGACAAGGGCTTCACCTTCTACACCCATCCGGAGATCGAGTTCTTCCTGCTGGAGAACAGTCCGACCGACGGCTCCACGCCGGTGCCGGTCGACTCCGGCGGCTACTTCGACCACACCACCCACGCGGTGGCCCGCGACTTCCGTCGCCAAGCGGTCCTCGCCCTGGAGCGCATCGGGATCTCCGTCGAGTTCAGCCACCACGAGGTGGCCCCCGGCCAGCAGGAGATCGACCTGCGCTACGCCGACGCGCTGACCACCGCCGACAACATCATGACGTTCCGGCACGTGGTCAAGGAGGTCGCCCTGTCGCACGGCGTCGCCGCGACCTTCATGCCCAAGCCCTTCACCGACCAGCCGGGCAGCGGGATGCACACCCACCTGTCGCTGTTCGAAGGCGAACGCAACGCGTTCCACGACGCCAGCGACCCGATGAAGATCTCCAAGGTCGCCAAGGCGTTCATCGCCGGCCTGCTGGTGCACGCCCGCGAGTACACCGCCGTCACCAACCAGTGGGTCAACTCCTACAAGCGGCTGTTCCCGCAGGCACTGCCCGACCGGATCACCGAATCCCCGGCGTACGTGTGCTGGGGGCACCTCAACCGCTCCGCGCTGGTACGGGTGCCGGCGTACGGCAAACCCAACTCGGCCCGCGTCGAGGTCCGCTCGCTGGACTCGGCGACCAACCCGTACCTGGCGTTCGCGGTGATGCTCGGCGCCGGCCTCAAGGGCATCGAAGAGGGCTACGAGTTGCCGCCCGGCGCCGAGGACGACGTGTCGGCGCTGTCCGCGGCCGAACGCAAGGCCATGGGGTACGAGTCGTTGCCGGAGAACCTCTCCGAGGCGATCGAGGTGATGGCGAAGTCCGAACTGATCGCCGAGGTGCTCGGCGAGCACGTCTTCGACTTCTTCCTGCGCAACAAGCAGTCCGAGTGGGAGCAGTACCGCCGCGAGGTCACCCCGTACGAGCGTCGCCGCTACCTCGGCGCCCTATAG
- a CDS encoding NAD+ synthase has product MPTLRIALAQVNPTVGDLPGNARLVRDFTRAAVEAGGQLIVFPEMVLTGYPVEDLVFRESFVTASREGLHRLAADLATDGFADLPVLVGYLDADGPAALSAEADPSRGPRNALALLHGGTVAATYFKHHLPNYGVFDEDRYFVPGSALTVVRVGGVDVALTICEDLWQAGGPFAAARRAGVGLVVTVNGSPYELDKDDARLPLVRRRAAEAGATVAYVNLVGGQDELVFDGDSMIVSASGELLARAPQFVEHLLLHDLDLPAADDPVPTPAPGSQTGTAGPPADPMGIDRVSVSGPLPAPIGEPADAGIAEPLTAEAEIWSALVLGLRDYVRKNGFSSVVLGLSGGIDSSVVAAIAVDALGADNVVGVSLPSQFSSEHSRSDAAELAKRAGLDYRVEPIQPMVDPFLANISLSGLAVENLQARVRGVILMALSNQEGHLVLTTGNKSELAVGYSTLYGDSVGGFNPIKDVWKTLVWKLARWRNDDETRRGGEPPIPENSISKPPSAELRPGQLDTDSLPDYGVLDQVLTGYIDGDSGRDDLVAAGYDATLVDRVLRMVDLAEYKRRQSAPGTKISIKAFGRDRRLPITNRWREPGDRPTR; this is encoded by the coding sequence ATGCCGACGTTGCGCATCGCCCTCGCCCAGGTCAACCCCACCGTTGGCGACCTGCCGGGAAACGCCCGGTTGGTCCGCGACTTCACCCGCGCGGCGGTGGAGGCCGGCGGTCAGCTGATCGTCTTCCCCGAGATGGTGCTCACCGGTTATCCGGTGGAGGATCTGGTGTTCCGGGAGTCGTTCGTCACCGCGTCCCGCGAGGGTCTGCACCGGCTGGCCGCCGACCTGGCCACCGATGGTTTCGCGGACCTACCGGTGCTGGTCGGCTACTTGGACGCGGACGGACCGGCCGCGCTCAGCGCCGAGGCGGATCCGAGCCGGGGGCCGCGTAACGCGCTCGCCCTGCTGCACGGCGGTACGGTGGCCGCCACCTACTTCAAGCATCATCTGCCCAACTACGGTGTCTTCGACGAGGACCGCTATTTCGTGCCCGGCTCGGCGTTGACCGTCGTACGGGTCGGCGGGGTCGACGTCGCGTTGACCATCTGCGAAGACCTGTGGCAGGCCGGCGGTCCGTTCGCCGCCGCCCGCCGAGCCGGCGTCGGTCTGGTGGTGACGGTCAACGGGTCGCCGTACGAGCTGGACAAGGACGACGCCCGGCTGCCGCTGGTCCGCCGCCGGGCCGCCGAGGCCGGCGCCACCGTGGCGTACGTGAACCTGGTGGGCGGCCAGGACGAGCTCGTATTCGACGGCGACTCGATGATCGTGTCCGCTTCCGGCGAGCTGCTCGCCCGCGCGCCCCAGTTCGTCGAACACCTGCTGCTGCACGATCTGGACCTGCCGGCCGCCGACGACCCCGTACCGACGCCGGCTCCGGGATCACAGACCGGCACCGCCGGCCCGCCCGCCGACCCGATGGGCATCGACCGGGTGAGCGTCAGCGGGCCGCTGCCCGCACCGATCGGGGAGCCGGCGGACGCCGGGATCGCCGAACCGCTCACCGCCGAAGCGGAGATCTGGTCCGCGTTGGTGCTCGGCCTGCGTGACTACGTACGCAAGAACGGTTTCTCCTCGGTGGTGCTCGGCCTGTCCGGCGGGATCGACTCGTCGGTGGTCGCCGCGATCGCGGTCGACGCGCTCGGTGCCGACAACGTCGTCGGGGTGTCGCTGCCCAGCCAGTTCTCGTCCGAGCATTCCCGCTCCGACGCCGCCGAGCTGGCCAAACGGGCCGGCCTGGACTACCGGGTCGAGCCGATCCAGCCGATGGTCGACCCGTTCCTGGCCAACATCTCGCTGTCCGGGCTCGCGGTGGAGAATCTCCAGGCCCGGGTACGGGGAGTGATCCTGATGGCGCTGTCTAACCAGGAGGGGCACCTGGTGCTCACCACCGGCAACAAGAGCGAGTTGGCGGTGGGCTACTCCACCCTCTACGGCGACTCGGTCGGCGGGTTCAACCCGATCAAGGACGTATGGAAGACCCTGGTCTGGAAGCTCGCCCGGTGGCGCAACGACGACGAGACCCGCCGGGGCGGCGAGCCGCCGATCCCGGAGAACTCGATCAGCAAACCGCCCAGCGCGGAGCTGCGGCCCGGTCAGCTGGACACCGACTCCCTGCCCGACTACGGGGTGCTGGATCAGGTGCTCACCGGCTACATCGACGGTGACTCCGGCCGCGACGACCTGGTCGCCGCCGGATACGACGCCACGCTCGTCGACCGGGTGCTGCGGATGGTCGACCTGGCGGAGTACAAGCGGCGGCAGTCCGCACCCGGCACCAAGATATCGATCAAGGCGTTCGGACGGGATCGGCGGCTACCGATCACCAACCGCTGGCGCGAGCCGGGCGACCGTCCGACCCGGTGA
- the mptB gene encoding polyprenol phosphomannose-dependent alpha 1,6 mannosyltransferase MptB has product MPDGAPVTGARHRLIRWTGLLGAVGLALAAVLGGASPDPPAAGWAVFTSGRGVLSVLAWAAGTAVLVWAWWSARHGVPSTRWAIVTIGLWAAPLLVAPPLASRDVYSYACQGWTYHTGGDPYAGVAGQGCPWLDAVAPLWRDTPAPYGPLFIWLAGLAVAAGVGLTGTVLILRAAAVAGLVLVVLALPGLARRCGLPGGRALWLTLGCPVVLVHLVSGAHNDAVMVGLLVVGLWLLVARPAPAAVTGEPAVTGEPAVTGEPAVTGEPAVTGEPASSGEPASSGEQAAAGLLVRGASVLVPVAAGVLLGLAVAVKVTALVVVPFAVVLAVTSARRPAALVRAGAAVLSGVVAAVAATSLLVGSGWGWVAGLTRSGDSRQWTSPPTAVGLLVDYLARPVGGEPQAVGVARLAALVLLAVFLVALWWWVWRGSGPVPWWRGPIGRGGAWYVPVRDRGLAVYGAGVGLAATVLAAPVFYPWYLVWPLALLAATAYRTRWFLLPAAASCFLVLPDGSGVAAMTKVPGTVAMCALLVVGLWRAVRHYRARPRPAG; this is encoded by the coding sequence GTGCCTGACGGCGCCCCCGTCACCGGCGCGCGGCATCGCCTCATCCGCTGGACCGGACTGCTCGGCGCGGTCGGGTTGGCGCTGGCCGCCGTGCTCGGCGGCGCGTCGCCCGACCCGCCCGCCGCCGGTTGGGCGGTCTTCACCAGCGGGCGCGGGGTGCTCAGCGTGCTCGCCTGGGCCGCCGGCACCGCCGTACTGGTCTGGGCGTGGTGGTCGGCGCGGCACGGCGTGCCGTCGACGCGTTGGGCGATCGTCACCATCGGGCTGTGGGCGGCACCGTTGCTGGTCGCCCCGCCGCTGGCCAGCCGGGACGTCTATTCGTACGCCTGCCAGGGGTGGACGTACCACACCGGTGGGGACCCGTACGCCGGTGTCGCCGGGCAGGGCTGTCCGTGGCTCGACGCGGTCGCCCCGCTGTGGCGCGACACCCCGGCACCGTACGGTCCGCTCTTCATCTGGCTGGCGGGACTCGCCGTCGCCGCAGGGGTGGGTCTGACCGGCACGGTGCTGATCCTCCGTGCGGCGGCCGTGGCCGGTCTGGTGCTGGTCGTGCTCGCCCTGCCCGGGCTGGCCCGGCGCTGTGGCCTACCGGGTGGGCGGGCGTTGTGGTTGACGCTGGGCTGTCCGGTGGTGCTGGTGCACCTGGTCTCCGGCGCGCACAACGACGCCGTGATGGTCGGCCTGCTGGTTGTCGGGCTGTGGCTGCTCGTCGCCCGGCCGGCGCCGGCGGCCGTCACGGGCGAGCCGGCCGTCACGGGCGAGCCGGCCGTCACGGGCGAGCCGGCCGTCACGGGCGAGCCGGCCGTCACGGGCGAGCCGGCCTCCAGCGGCGAGCCGGCCTCCAGCGGCGAGCAGGCAGCCGCCGGACTGCTGGTGCGCGGCGCGTCGGTCCTGGTCCCGGTGGCCGCCGGGGTGCTGCTGGGCCTCGCGGTGGCGGTGAAGGTGACGGCACTGGTGGTGGTGCCGTTCGCCGTGGTGCTGGCGGTCACCAGCGCGCGCCGCCCCGCCGCCCTGGTGCGGGCCGGCGCGGCGGTGCTGTCCGGGGTCGTCGCAGCGGTGGCGGCGACGTCGCTGCTGGTCGGGTCGGGGTGGGGCTGGGTGGCCGGGCTGACCCGCAGCGGCGACTCCCGACAGTGGACCTCTCCGCCGACCGCCGTCGGTCTGCTGGTCGACTACCTGGCCCGGCCGGTCGGCGGCGAGCCGCAGGCGGTGGGCGTCGCGCGGCTGGCGGCGCTGGTGCTGCTCGCCGTGTTCCTGGTGGCCCTGTGGTGGTGGGTGTGGCGGGGCAGCGGACCGGTGCCCTGGTGGCGCGGCCCGATCGGCCGGGGCGGCGCGTGGTACGTCCCGGTTCGTGACCGGGGGCTGGCGGTGTACGGGGCCGGAGTGGGGCTGGCCGCGACCGTGCTGGCCGCCCCGGTGTTCTACCCGTGGTATCTGGTGTGGCCGCTGGCGTTGCTCGCCGCCACCGCGTACCGCACCCGGTGGTTCCTGCTGCCGGCGGCGGCCAGCTGTTTTCTGGTGCTGCCGGACGGTTCGGGAGTCGCGGCGATGACCAAGGTCCCCGGTACGGTCGCGATGTGCGCGCTGCTCGTCGTCGGGCTGTGGCGGGCGGTGCGGCACTACCGTGCCCGGCCACGTCCGGCCGGCTGA